The Pontibacter korlensis sequence ATTCAGGTTCTGGTCGAGCACTGATCAACACAGGTAACCCCAAAGAGGATTTTGCCAGCGTTTTCTACATTGCTAATAACTGGTCTAGTGAGTATATCTGGTCGGTAGTGTCGGGAAGGCAGACAGGCAGTATTTTACCTGGCGTAATGCTCGAAAACAAAGGCTGGGGTAAGTATAATGGCTGGGGATATTTTCAGCCTACCTTAGAGCTTTACAATGAGTATGAGGCTGCTGACGTACATAGAAGAAAGGCAACTATACTCGAGTTCGGGGATGAATTTCAGTATTTGGGCCAGACAAGACGCTATGCTTCTTCAAACTCACTGACAGGCTTGCAGTTTAATAAATATATGGAGCCATACCGTTACCCAGTGGAGGAGCACCTCAACTCCAATGGAGATGAGCCTACTACAGACCTGAATGTACCTCTGCTGCGCTATGCCGAAATACTGCTGATAAAGGCAGAAGCTCAGATCATGCAGGGTAAAAATGGAGATGTGCCACTTAACCTGGTACGAGCCAGAGCAGGTTTGGAACCTGTTACAGGAGCTACTATTGCCGATCTGAAGCACGAGCGCCGTGTTGAACTGGCAGGTGAGTTTGCTGACCGGCATCTGGATCTGGTACGTTGGGGTGATGCACAGGCTGCCTATAGCGTAGCACCCCACGGACGTGTTCATGCCGATAAAACTAATCCTGATGCACCATATCAGGTAGTTGAACTGGAAGCAGCCCGTAACTTTAATCCGCAAGTGCATCATGTCTGGCCTATTCCGCCAGATGTTGTTAGTAGTTCAGATATTCCTCAAAACCAAGGTTGGTAGAAATTACCATAAGCCTTTACTTATAAAATATTTGGTTGATGAATAACGCAAACTCCTCTGCCTCACGCCGTCACTTTTTGAAATCGTCTGGTATTGCAACGTTGGGCTTTATGGGGCTCTACCAGTTTGTAGTGCAGCCATTACAAGCTTTTGGAAAAGAGGCTTTGGCACTGGACGCAGGATACGGCCCCCTGGTCACGGACTCTGCAGGGCTTCTTAACTTGCCCAAAGGTTTCTCTTATAAAGTTATATCGCAGCGTGGCGATAAAATGACAGACGGCTTGTTGGTACCCGGAAGGCCTGACGGCATGGGTACCTTTGCAGGGCCTAATGGTAAAACCATTATTATCAGAAACCATGAAAACAGCCCTGATACTTTTATAGAGGGAGCATTTGGGTTAAAGAATGAACTATTGCCTACAGTGAAAGCTGCAAACTTCTACGATTTTGGAAAAGGTAAACTGCCTGGCCTTGGTGGTACCACCACCATGGTTTATGATCCGAAGAAAGGAGAAATAGAAAAGCAATTTATGAGCCTGGCCGGCACATCCCGAAATTGTGCCGGCGGAGTAACTCCTTGGAACAGCTGGTTAACGTGTGAGGAGACAACCGTAAAGGCAGGCGCTTGTGATTACTTTGAGCAGGATCATGGATACGTGTTTGAAGTGCCAGCCTCAACACGAGTAGGAATGGTGACACCTATTCCTGTTAAAGCGATGGGGCGCATGAACCACGAAGCCGTGGCGGTTGATCCTAACACCAGCATTGTGTATTTGACTGAAGATCGTGGAGATAGCCTGATTTACCGTTATATACCAAATGAACCTGGCAAGCTTGCAAAAGGAGGAAAACTACAGGCATTAGTCTTAAAGGAACAAAAAAGCTGGGATACCCGCAATTGGGAAAATTCTAAAGGGCCTGAGTTTCCTGTAGGCAAGCAATTTGAAGTGGAGTGGCTGGACCTTGAGAACATTGACT is a genomic window containing:
- a CDS encoding RagB/SusD family nutrient uptake outer membrane protein, which translates into the protein MKIKKFLPLMLLLTLSVGCSDDFTELTPKGSTTYSNFWKTEQDAVAASNALYTHMYNDVMFGRGFFWFINASDDMVTGRSNATAENIRYFRTTGGESYIRNIYGNLYQTIRRANEIIKNVPDIQMNEAMKNRILGEAYFMRGFSYFYLASYYGDQRAGVPIVTEENMEQTHFGRAANAAENYKLVESDLKKAAELLPLFTSYSDEDKGRAHKDAALGYLAKTYLYWARYDASKWADAEQAADAVANSGSGRALINTGNPKEDFASVFYIANNWSSEYIWSVVSGRQTGSILPGVMLENKGWGKYNGWGYFQPTLELYNEYEAADVHRRKATILEFGDEFQYLGQTRRYASSNSLTGLQFNKYMEPYRYPVEEHLNSNGDEPTTDLNVPLLRYAEILLIKAEAQIMQGKNGDVPLNLVRARAGLEPVTGATIADLKHERRVELAGEFADRHLDLVRWGDAQAAYSVAPHGRVHADKTNPDAPYQVVELEAARNFNPQVHHVWPIPPDVVSSSDIPQNQGW
- a CDS encoding alkaline phosphatase PhoX; protein product: MNNANSSASRRHFLKSSGIATLGFMGLYQFVVQPLQAFGKEALALDAGYGPLVTDSAGLLNLPKGFSYKVISQRGDKMTDGLLVPGRPDGMGTFAGPNGKTIIIRNHENSPDTFIEGAFGLKNELLPTVKAANFYDFGKGKLPGLGGTTTMVYDPKKGEIEKQFMSLAGTSRNCAGGVTPWNSWLTCEETTVKAGACDYFEQDHGYVFEVPASTRVGMVTPIPVKAMGRMNHEAVAVDPNTSIVYLTEDRGDSLIYRYIPNEPGKLAKGGKLQALVLKEQKSWDTRNWENSKGPEFPVGKQFEVEWLDLENIDSPDDDLRLAGFNKGAACFARGEGMWFGQNELYFACTNGGKAYSGQVFRYVPSPNEGKPEEAKQPGKLELFLEPNNKDILKYCDNLTIAPWGDVIMCEDDPHPFVVGVTPGGEFYKLAENVGFQSEFAGGVFSPTGETYFLNIQDAGITVAITGPWKKAKLF